In bacterium, the sequence TTGGCGTTTAAATTCGTTGGTAAAGGTTCGTTTCGGTTTCATGATAGGTTCCTTTCTGCCCGTTTTGGGCTTTAGGTCCTATCAATAGTCTAACATATAATTACAGTTTTAGGGGTGCAGTCCATATCTAAGTTATCTGTAAGAACAAGTGTAATCAATACTTTATTATTTATAAGAAAATCTTTTACTAATTTGTATTCATTTCGCTTTGTTTCAGGGTCTATGTAAATGCTTTTGTGATCGGCTCCCAAACAAAAATCTATCAACTTTAAAACGGTTGTCTTGCCTACATTATTCCCAGTTGCTCTTTCATTACTATCCGGTGTTTCATCAATAATCAAATTAATACCTTTTCTAAAATAAATTTCACGAATTATTCGCCCCCCACTTGAGATAGTTAATAACCTTAAGAACATAATTCAACATCTCCATTTTTATTTAAAACAGCAACATTTAATAAAAATAACCAATCTAGGCACAATATAAAAACAGGAAAAGTCATGTCCCGATTTTGTTTTACATTTTGATATAAATCCAAAAGATTCTGTGTCGCTTGTTTTTGTAAGGCTTGTAATACAAATGCTCCATTGTAGTAAACACTGTGTTCTGGATGTATATTATCAGGTAGTAACATAATTATAATCCTTAGGATTTTCAAAAATTTTGCATCGAATAAATGCATCTACAACAAGAATATTTACGCAAAGTTCCAATTCATCAATAGGAATTTGAACAAAATTTGCACTTTTTTCTATTATTTCTTTGATTTTATCTATTACGGCAAAAAATAATTCATCATCTTTAAAAGTATTTTTTGCTTTTAAATACTCCTGCTTTATTTTAGCTAATACAGAACTGCTTTTATTTAATCCTTGGGTATCAAATTCTGCATATTTTTTATCAAGCCGGTTATAATGAATTGTATAATCTTCTATTATATATTTTGCACTGTTTAAATTATTATAGGTAATCTTACGCTCAATTTCAAAACTGTCCGTTGTGCTACATTGATCTTGATTGATCCAATCTTCTTTCGATAAAATATTTATAATTGCGGCTAGGTTTGAATCTAATTTAATAACGTTGACTTCATTACCCAATTCTTCATAGATTAAACGATAAATATTTTTTTGCTTATTGATTTCTAAAGTTGAAATAAATTTTAATATCGATGTAGTATCAAATATATCATTTAAAGGGTTAAAAATAACATTATGCGGATTTTTGTAAGTCTTGTTCCTTAAATTGCTTGCGTCTTTTGAAATTGAAATGAATTTAAAATTGTAATCAGGATGTCTTTTTATAATTTCTTTCTCTATTGCAGCTTCTATTTTTTCTTTTGTATTAGTAGCTGAAACCTGTACAATAATTTTGTTTGAATTATCAATCAAATCAATAGCTTCTACATTTTGAAGCTTACTATTTAAATTATTGAGATTCCAGTTGTAGAGTTGGTTAAAAAAATACATATAAAAATTTTCAGAGTGAATATGAAAATCCAAAATATTCAATTTACCTCTGGAATTTATTCTTACAGCAAGTACAGTTTGGCTTTTCTTCAATATAATTATAATATTTTGATCGGTTCATTATCTTATATTTTTCTTATAACCATAAACATTTACTATAAATTAGTCCAGTTATAAACTGTGTCTTCATTTTATTAAATTATCAAGAGATATATCGAACACTTTAGCTATTTTAATAAGTGTTTCAATTTTCGGGTTTTTAATCCCACCGTTTTCCAATTTTATAACCGTATGATAAGAAATATTTGCTTTTCTTGCCAGTCCTTCCTGGGTTAGATTCTTTTCTTTCCTTATTTTTGCCAAATTTTTAAGATACATAAATTCTCTCGACTTATATTACAATACATATTATTCTAATACATAGAATATGATTTCCTAATATGCATATTTTAATCTTAAAGGAGTTACTATGCAAGATAAATCACCGAAAATAAAATGCGCAATTTATACAAGAGTGAGCACAGATAATCAAGCCGAAGTCGAATTTAATTCCTGCGAGGCTCAGGAAGCAAAAATCAAATCCTTTATTGCCAGCCAGGAAAATATGGAACTTTTTAAAGTCTATTCTGATGCGGGTTGGACAGGGGCTAATATTAACCGTCCGGCATTAAGTGAATTGCTAAATGATATTAAACAAAATAAAATCAACCTTGTTGTCTCTTATAAAATTGACCGTCTAACCCGTTCGCCAAAGGATTTTTATCAGCTTATAGAATTATTTGATAAACACGGTGTAGATTTTATTTCGGTTACTGAAAGGTTTGATACTTCGACACCATCAGGGAGATTACTCCGTAATATTATGCTTACGTTTGCTCAATTTGAAAGAGAGCTTACCAGCGAAAGAACAAAAGACAAAATGCTGGAGCGCGCCCAAAAAGGCATGTGGAACGGCGGGATTGTGCCCTTTGGCTATAAAGCTGAAAATAAGAAGCTGATAATCAATGGAGATGAAGCTAAAATTATCCGTTCAATTTATGAAAACTTAAAATGTATTCTAAATTAAACACCGATTACGTTCCTCAATTTATAGCCGCTTTAGTAAAAATAAATCTCCATTAATCAATGCTATTTTCTTTCTTCTTGTCCATCGTTTGATCTGTGCTTCACGCTTCAGAGCTTTTGATCTGGTTTGATAAGTTTCTTTATAGGCGAGTTTTACAGGGGCATTATAGCTGGTATAATGCGCTTTTTTATTAAGATGCTCTTTGAAACGGCGTTCTATATTATTAGTTACACCTGTATATAAAGATTTATTCTTACATTCTAAAATATAAACAAACCACATAATTTTTGTCCCTCGACTGTGGTGAGAAAAATCGAACCACTTCGCTCGGGACACTTCTCCTCGCTTGTGGTGAGTGAAATCGAAACAGCCTGTGAATCAAAATGAAACGGCCTTCTAGCTTGCACTGAGCGAGGCCGGAAGGCCGAGTCGAAGTGGCTCCCCGGGCTGGGCTCGAACCAGCAACCCTTCGGTTACAAGTATCCTTTGAATTTCTTCAAAGCTTGGACTATCTCATTCCCTTGTCCGCCTTGGGCGGGTTTAGGGAGTGGGCGCTTCCCCCGATTTCCATCGGAGTACTCCCTTGCGGGATAGTCTCTGCACGTTTTCGCTTACGGACTCACATCAGCGAACTTCGCTCAGGATTACCTTACACCTTGGCGGCAATCAGGTTTTCCTGAATTCACCCACTTTTTCAACCACGATTTCTCGCGGAAGCTGCAACTTTTTTACAGCCGAATGCTCCACCATTGAGCTACCGAGGAATTATTTTTTTAACACAATTATTAATACTTATCCAATGGCAGGATAAGAATTAATAAAATATTCAAATTTATTTTGTTTTATTTGCTTCTTCAGTAATAGAACACAGTTTCAAAAGCCTGTCCCATTTTTTATCCACATATTCCTGCAGCTCCTGCAAAATATGTTCATTCGCAGGAGTAAAAAGATGGCGGAACCTGCCCTGTTTCTCCAGCCATTCTCTAATCGGCTTTCTTTCTTTAGGATTATAGTTCATCTTATACACGCCGTTTTCAACTTCATAAAGCTGCCAGAAACCTGTTTCCACCGCGAGCCTCGCGAGTTCAATGGATTCCTCTCCAGGATACCTCCACCCAAGCGGGCACGGGGATAGAACGTTAATAAAACTAGGGCCGTCTACTTCTAAAGCTTTCTCAACCTTTTTCATCAGGTCATTCCAATGGCTGGGAGATGCCTGCGCGGCATAAGGTATATCATGAGCCACAACACAGGCTGTTAAATCCTTCGGGTATTCCTTTTTACCATAGGCCTCTTTTCCCGCAGGCGACGTAGTCGTATCCGCGCCGCGCGGCGTAGCGCTTGAACGCTGAATCCCGGTATTCATATACGCTCCGTTATCATAACAAATCACAAGCATTCTGTGCCCGCGTTCCAACGCGCCGGAAAGGCTCTGGAAACCAATATCATAAGTCCCGCCATCGCCTCCAAAGGATATAAACCTTATATCTTCCTTTATTTTTCCTTTTTTCTTTAACGCGCGGTAAGCGGCCTCAGTCCCGCTCAGGGAAGCCGCGGAATTTTCAAACGCGACATGAAGGAAAGAAGATTTCCACGATGTATAAGGATAAATAGTTGTAGAAACTTCCAGACACCCTGTGGCACACGCCACAACCAAAGGATTTTTAGCCGCTTTCGTGACCATACGGCTGACAATCGCCGCGCCGCAGCCCGGGCATAACCTATGCCCCGGTGCTACAATTTCTTCCCTGGCTGATAATTCTTTTAAAGAAGCCATAATTCTCCCAAAATTTGTTTAAGCCGTTTAAACAGTTTGAACCGCTAAATTTATTTATTCCCTCACTCCCACATAATTCACAGAACTCTGCACTTTCCCTGTAAGGTTAATATCCCTGATATTATTGCATATGTTCCATATATCATTAGGGGTTATTTCCCTGCCCCCCAAACCATATACATAATTTACAACTTTTATCTCCGCGTTCCTTCCAAAAAGGGCCGCGCGGACATCATTAAATAAAGGCCCGCCCACTCCGTTAAATCCCAGGGATCTGTCCATTACCGCAAGGACCTTTATTCGTTTTAAAGCCTCGGCCAGTTCTTCCTCGGGAAACGGCCGGAAACATCTTATCTTAATAAGGCCTATCTTATACCCCTTCTCCCTGACCATATCCACAACCGCTTTAGCTGTCCCGGCAGTTGAACCTAAAACTATCAAAGCCAGCTCGGCGTCCGCCATACGGTATTCTTCAAATAATCCATAAGAACGGTTAAATTCTTTTTCGAAAGCCCTGCCTACTTCCTGGATGACTTTTTTCGCGTTAACCATTCCCTCAGCCTGCTGTCTTTTATGTTCAAAATAATAATCAAAAAAATCAAGAGGGCCATAAGTCACGGGCTGTGAAGGATTGATCAAAGGGTGTTTCGGAATGTAATTCCCTATAAATTTTTTGACCTTATCGTCTTCGTAAGTCGAAAGTGTTTCCAGCGCGTGGCTTATTATAAAACCATCCAGCGTAATCATTACCGGGAGCATCACATCGGGATGCTCCGCAATCCTTAAAGCCTGCACCGCGTTATCATAAGCTTCCTGCGAATTCTCGCTGAAAATCTGTATCCACCCGGAATCGCGGCAGCCCATCGTATCGCTGTGGTCGCAATGAATATTTATCGGGCCTGATAAAGCCCTGTTAACCACGGGCATAACAATAGGCAGGCGGTATGACGCCGCGATATAAACTATCTCCCACATATAAGCAAGACCGTTTGACGAAGTTGCTGTCATTGCCCGGACACCGGCGGCTGATGCCCCGATGGTAGCGCTCATGGCGCTGTGTTCACTGTCCATCGTGAGAAACTCAGTGTCCACCTGTCCATTAGCCACATAATCGGCGAATTTCTGCATTATACCGGTTTGAGGCGTAATCGGGTACGCGGCCACAACTTCCGGATTTATTTGTTTCATTGCGTATGCCACGGCTTCATTACCCGTCATTGCTTGGCGCATTATTTCATCTCCTATCTTTTTAAACCAAAAAAACTAAAAACGAAAAAACTAAAAAAACCAATAAAGATTTCGGTTCTTAAGTTTTTCAGTTTTTGGTTCTTCAGTTTCTTACTCTTCTTTCACCATCTTAATCGCCTTTATCTTAGGCGGACACTCTCTGGCACAAATACCGCATCCTTTACAATGATCATAATCGAACTTTTCAATCTTACCGTTTTTCACAATAATCGATGAATCAGGACAATATATCCAGCAGATAAGGCAATTAGAGCATTTTGTAGGGTCGTGGACCGGCCTGAACACACGCCATCCACCGGTTTTATATTTAACGGAATTACCAGGCTCGAGAATCAAACCGCCAATAGGTATTTCCTTCCATTTCTTATTGCTCACCTTTAACCTCCTGGTATGCCCGTCTTATGGATAAAATATTTCCCTCGATTATCTCAGGGCGGAATTTCTTGGAATATTTTTCCTTGAAATCTTTCACAACAACCTCTATATTTAAAGTTCCTGTCGCCCGGACCAGCGCGCCGACCATCGGGGTGTTAGGGATCGGTTTTTTTATGGTCTCGATGGAAATTTTCGTTGCGTCGACAGTAAAAATCTTTTTTCCCTGTAATTTCAGTTTTTCCCGCATTTCTTTAGGGGAATGAGGCGTGTTGATAATAATAATCCCGTCTTCCTTCAGACCTTCCAGCACATCAATAGTACCAATCAGGGAAGGGTCTAAAATTACCACTACCTGAGGGTTTTCTATATTGCTGTGTATATTAATGGGCACAGTATCAATGCGTGTAAAAGCCCTGATAGGCGCCCCCATTCGTTCAGCGCCGTACTCAGGGTTCGCCTGAACATATTTGCCGCCTGTAATTGCTGATTCAGCTAAAAGTTTAGCCGCTGTAACTACTCCCTGGCCGCCCCGCCCATGCCAACGAATTTCTAACATAAAACTTCTCCTGTTAACAATTGACAATTTAGCATTAACTATTGAGCATTTATTGTAAAACTAATTGTTAATTGTCAATACCCAATGCTCAATTGTCAATTAAAATGATAATTATATTATACTTCCCAACATCATGTCAAGTTATTTCACTCCTGCCCTCCATAGCCCTCACGAGGGTCACCTCATCCGCATATTCAAGGTCCGCACCCATCGGAAGACCATGTGCCAAACGCGTTATTTTTAGATTAAAAGGTCTTAACTGTTTCGCGATATACAGGGCCGTTGCCTCACCTTCCACATTAGGATTAATTGCAAGAATTACCTCTTTAATCCCGCCTTTTTTAACTTTTTCCACTAAACTGTTAATTTTAATATCATCCGGGCCAAACCCGTCTAATGGTGAAATTCTACCCAGTAAAATATGATAAACTCCGTGAAACCCCCTTGTTTTTTCAATCGCGATCAGATCACTTGGCTCTTCTACTACGCAAATAACTTTTGTATCCCTGTTTTGGTCGCTGCAGATATTACAAACATCAAATTCTGTCAGATTATTGCAAATCGAACAATAATGAATTTTATTTTTTACTTCCTGAATAGCATTTGCCAATGCATAAGCTTCGTCTTTCTCCGTCTTTAATATAAAAAATGCCAGGCGCTGGGCAGTCTTCGGGCCGACTCCCGGAAGTTTATTCAATTCATTTATTAATCTTTCAAAACTGTCTGAATAAAGTTTCATTTTAAATACAACCCCTCCTTCTTTCATTAGCAATTAACAATTGGCTATTGACAATTGACAATTATATTTATTTTACAATTAAAATTGTCAATTGCTAATTGTCAATGCTCAATTGTCAATTCAGAGCGGGGCTACATCATTCCGTTCAGTCCCGGTATATTCAATCCCCCGGTTAACTTGCTCATTTCAGAAGAAACCATCTCCTGCGATTTTTTTAAACCTTCGTTAATTGCCGCGAGAACTAAATCCTCGAGCATTTCCAAATCGTTCGGATTAACGACTTGCTGTTCAATTTTTATCTGGCGGAGATGCTGCCTGCCATCAAATATTACCTTTACCATACCGCCCCCGCTTGAAGCCTCCACAGTTTTATTTTCCAGTTCTTTCTGTATCCGTTTCATATCGGACTGCATTTTCTGAACCTGCGCAAGCATCGATGCCATTTTATTCATCCAGCCCTTCCTTTCTTAACATATTTTTTTTAATAAAACACTTATTATTTTTATCACCTAACTCTTTTTTTTACTTTTTAGGAAGGGCTGGATTCACCCCAATCCTTCCCATATACTTATGAGGGGCCGGGTTCATCCGGGACCCCTTTTTTATGTTTTGATTTTTTTATCTCAATAATCTCACCGCCGAAAGTGTCTAACGCCGATTTCAAAACAGGGTCTGATAAAATCATTTTTCGTTCACTTAAAAAATCCATTTCCTTTTTTTCTTCTTTTTTCGCCTTTCCTGTGTTTTCCCTGACAACACATTTAATCTGCATACTTTTTCCCGTCAATTCATTAACCGCCATAGATATAAATTTAAGGTTGCTGTTTTCCTCCACACGTTCTTTGTAAAACACATTATCAGGATAAAAGCCCAAACTAAATTCATTGTTTTTTTCATCCACTACTTCACAATGATCCAGTAAGTTCCCGAGCATGACCTTTTTTTCTTTTACCAAATGCACAATTTCTCTCCAGCAAGATTTAATGGGGCGTTTTTCCCCGGATTGAGGCTTGACATCCGCAGTTTGTGACTCGTGATCCGTGATCCGTTGTTCGCTGTCCATCAACCGGGACTTACCCTTTACGATTTGCTCATCCTCCTGCTTTTTGGACGGTTCATGAACCGCCCCTGCAGTTTGGGCAGGCACAAGACCTGCCCCTGCATTGCTCTTGACTGGTGACTGGAAACTGGTGGTCCCTCTTTGCTCCATACCCTCTGCTCTCTGCCCTATGCTTTTCGCCTCTTGCCCCTTGACCCTTACCTCTCCTTCTGCCTGCGTTATCTTCACCAGTGCCATTTCCATAAGAATTCTGGGGTAACTGGAACGCCGGATTTCCAATTCTGTTTCATTTAAAATTTTCATTATCTCCAGCAATCTTTCTTTTGTAAAGGCGTCGCGGTATTTTGCAATATTTTTTACTTGAGCAGGGGACAAATCCGCCAGAACACCGGTATCAGAGCCCGGGACAATAATTACCACCAGGATGTGCCTCAGATAATCAAGCATTGTTTTAATAAACTGGTTCAGATCATAACCTTTTCCCAAAAGCCGGTTCAAAAAAAACAACGCGCCTGGTGGGTCTCTTTTAACGATAATCTCACAAAATTCCTCCAAAATCTTTTCTTCTGTCAGCCCAAGAAAATCCTGGACATCTTTTTTTGTAATTTTTTTCCCGCTGTAAGACACTGCCTGGTCCAGAAGGCTTTGACTGTCACGCATACTCCCTTCTGACGCCTGCGCAATCATATAAAAAGCTTCTTCTTCAACATCCATGCCTTCCTTTTCTGCAATATATTTTAAATGTTTGACAATTTCAGGCACATTTACCCTCCGGAAATCAAATCTCTGGCACCGGGAAAGAATTGTTAAAGGGACTTTGTAGGGTTCAGTTGTCGCAAAAATAAAAATAACATGGGGAGGCGGTTCTTCCAGCGTCTTTAAAAGGGCATTAAAAGCCTCTTTAGTCAGCATATGGACTTCATCAATTATATAAATCCTGTATTTCCCGCTGACAGGCGCGAATTTAACATTTTCCCTTAAATTCCTGATTTCATCTATACCACGGTTTGAAGCGCCGTCAATTTCAATAACATCCATCGAGACACCCCTGGTAATTTCTTCACAGCTTATGCAGGTATTACAAGGGGAATAATCTTTTCTTTTTTCACAATCAAGCGCTTTTGCTAAAATTCTTGCCGCGCTTGTCTTCCCGACTCCCCGCGGCCCTGAAAAAAGATAAGCGTGCGCGATTCTATTCAAAGCCAATGCGTTTTTTAAAGTAAGCGCGACATGGTTTTGGCCGATTAATTCATCAAAATTCTGCGGCCGGTATCGCCGGGCAAGTACTATGTATGACATGTCGCTCCAATAATTAATGTAGGGGCGAGCCGTTGGCTCGCCCAAATAGGGCGATTCACCGAATCGCCCCTACACAAAATGGCATTGCCATGCACCTTATATGGTGCATGGCGGCGCAAGGTCAAAACACATAAAATCTCTATTTATCGCTGCTTCCTTCCGGACCTGGCGAGGTTCATAAATATTTTATCGCCTTTTCCAGGCGCCGCCAAAAATTTTTGCTTCTCAAAAATTTTGTGTAATTAGTAATTTGCATTTTGTAATTTGTTCAAAGTAAGATTAATTGTATCGGAAACATCAGTGAAAATTTTTCCCAAAATACAAATTACACACACAAAATACAAATTTAAAACAAATTTTATTTCTTCTCAATTGTAACTTTTTCCATAACATCGCCAACCGCGATTTTGTGGACAACGTCAATACCCTCTATCACCTGCCCGAAAACTGTATATTGGCCGTCCAAAAAAGGCGCCGGCGCAAGACATATATAAAATTGGCTGCCCGCGCTGTCAGGGGCATTGCTTCTTGCCATCGCGACTGTTCCTTCAAGATGCGGCTTCATATTAAATTCAGCCTTAATAGTATAGCCGGGCCCGCCTGTCCCGTTTCCTTTCGGGTCTCCCCCCTGGATAACAAAACCGGGTTCTCTTCTATGGAATTTTAGCCCATTGTAAAAACCCTTATTTGCAAGCTTCTTAAAGTTATCAACAGTGTTTGGCGCGTCGTCCGGGAAAAATTTAAAAATAATATTTCCTTTTTTTGTCTGGATTACTGCCACCTCCATAGTTTTTTCCTGGGCTTTACTTTCCACTTTACCTCCTTCTTCTGCTGATATCAGATTGGTTGTTAAAAAAATCCCAAACACCAATAACATAGCAATTTTTCTCATGAAATGTTCTCCTCCTTTAAAATTTGAATAACTGAAAATCGATAATCGAAATTTGACCGAATCGAAGATTTGTTCTAATCTATTCTCAACTTTCGATTTTCGATTCTCCGCCATTTTTGCTTCGCAAAAATGGCGGAGAGGCAGGGATTTGAACCCTGGGACCCCTTTAGGAGGTCACACACTTTCCAGGCGTGCCGATTAAACCGCTCTCGCACCTCTCCGAATTTTATCCTATAATCGCCTTAATTTTATCCATTAACTGTTCCTTTGTGACAGGTTTCTGGGCAAAATCCACATGATTTATCTTTTTCAACTGCCTCAGGATGCTTGGGCTTAAAACACTTACCACGAGTATTGGAATATTTTTAATCTTTTCATCCTCTTCTTTTCTGACATGCATAAAAAAAGCGTCACCCGACATGGGCTCCATGATAATATCCAGTATTATTAAATCATATTTTTTCACCTTCAACTGTTTTAAAGCCTCTTCCGCGTTACTTTCAAAATCAAAATTATACTTATCTTTCTGGTCATTGAAAAAAATCTCATAGATTTCCCGCATATCTTTGTCATCTTCAATAATCAAAATGTTTCTTATGTTGTTTTTTGTCATAACCGCCTCCTGTAAGATATTTTTTTCTCAATTGTTTTTTTTATTTTTAGGCAATCTGACTATTACCGTAGTCCCATGGTTCCTGCCTTTTGATTCAATTTCAATCTGTCCCTTATTTATTTCAACAAGTTCCCTGCATATTGTAAGCCCCAATCCTGAACCTTCAACAGCCGCGTGGCGCTTGTAAAATTTATCAAACACCCGGGATATGTCCTTTGCCTCTATGCCGCATCCCGTATCTTTTATACTTATTTCTATATAATCCTTTACAATCCTGCCTGAGACGAAGATTCCGCCTTTATTCGTAAATTTTATCGCGTTATCTATAATATTCTGCATTATAACCGATATATCATTTTTTTCCGCCCGGACAAAATTGGCGTATTGAGGTATATTTATCTCAAGCCCGATCTTTTTCTTATCAAGAAGATACCTGCTCCTTTTAATAATATTATCGAAAACAGATTTTAAAGAAACTTTAGTCTTTCTTTTTTTTAAAATCTTATTGTCTTTTGTTTCAAGCGCAAATAGTTCCAGGATATTATCAATATCTTTATGTAATTTTTTAAGATTTTCCGAAATTATACGGTATGCTTTTTTAATCTGGTCAATCTTATTAAATTCCAGTCCCGCTTTAAACACATCCACGGCCATTTCTGCTATGGCAACCGGTGTTTTTAAATCATGGGAAATATCGCGGATTAAAGTGTTTTTTATATGTTCTATCTGTTTACGTTCCGTGATGTCTGTCATAATGCCGAGTATGGCCTTTTCTCTTTCATAGGTTATTAATTTTGTTGCCAATATTGCTTCAATTCTTTTGCCTTCCTTTGTAATTAAAGAATATTCATAAGGCGGAACATTATAACCTTTCATATGCCTTATAAACGCCTTTTCCACAAGTTCCCTGGATTCCGGCGCGATTAATTTTCTAAAATCAAAACCAGGAGAATAAAATTCTTCTCTGCTATACCCCATGATTTTTTCACATATTTTATTAATATAAACTATTTTCCCTTTTTTATTTATAAATATCTGGTTAGGT encodes:
- a CDS encoding PAS domain-containing sensor histidine kinase — translated: MEQIDYMKFWSPAFDTMSEFVYLLDKNFTIIKANKAILSAKKKDAAYFQGRKCYEIIHETDEPIEECPHKRMLESKKFEMSEVFIPRQEKWLYIRTTPLFDDNNNLVGAIHLSADITKQKNVVQALKKSENDKLLILDNMVDLVAYQDTKNRILWANKATCISFGYTQDELKGKICYEAFHKLDKPCQNCPVTEAVKTGRFREREMFAPDGREWLIRGIPIKDEKEKVKGVLDIALDITRRKKAERALRESEEKFRNLTEQLPNQIFINKKGKIVYINKICEKIMGYSREEFYSPGFDFRKLIAPESRELVEKAFIRHMKGYNVPPYEYSLITKEGKRIEAILATKLITYEREKAILGIMTDITERKQIEHIKNTLIRDISHDLKTPVAIAEMAVDVFKAGLEFNKIDQIKKAYRIISENLKKLHKDIDNILELFALETKDNKILKKRKTKVSLKSVFDNIIKRSRYLLDKKKIGLEINIPQYANFVRAEKNDISVIMQNIIDNAIKFTNKGGIFVSGRIVKDYIEISIKDTGCGIEAKDISRVFDKFYKRHAAVEGSGLGLTICRELVEINKGQIEIESKGRNHGTTVIVRLPKNKKNN